The following proteins come from a genomic window of Macadamia integrifolia cultivar HAES 741 chromosome 14, SCU_Mint_v3, whole genome shotgun sequence:
- the LOC122060419 gene encoding xyloglucan-specific galacturonosyltransferase 1-like: protein MSTILCGMLYRIPMLLLLSILLFIWSSSTMIMSGSFFHVCVSSRKLSDLYCLSAGTHPNFHLPIPLNQSSNGENGKVFDAIRSSFDAINGTTTNGDAKTSNTIKVTTNAKAVEEQLQLHDQLTQSHDFESDGNSGGSNDRQAEISKAVKAVEEQLQIHRSWASGSTITNHGACDGRGIFVYDLPSKFNKDLVAQCGDMTPWESTSFCEYMENEAMGRPIPALGKGWYRTHQYSLEPLLHARVLRHPCRVFNPDDAKLFYIPYYGGLDILRWHFKNASDDVKDALGIELVNWLGAQKFWDRNNGKDHVIVLGKISWDFRRTVKSAWGTSFLELEQMKNPIKLLIERQPWKINDIGIPHPTHFHPQSDDDIIAWQTKIISSSRKNLVSFAGAARPDDPDNTRSILINQCSSSTDGSCRFLNCKSGACSKPEILIELFMESEFCLQPRGDSPTRKSVFDSLVAGCIPVLFDPFSAYYQYPWHLPEDHGKYSVFVGKEELKQMNLNVVENLKEVPKTVRDEMRRFIVYELLPGLVYGDSSSQLQRFQDAFSISINHLLHRVNKLE, encoded by the exons ATGAGCACAATCTTATGTGGAATGCTCTATCGGATACCAATGTTGCTTCTGCTTTCCATACTTCTCTTCATATGGTCTTCTTCCACTATGATCATGTCTGGCTCTTTCTTCCATGTCTGTGTCTCCTCTCGCAAACTCAGCGACCTCTATTGTCTCTCTGCAGGAACCCATCCTAATTTCCATCTCCCTATTCCCCTCAACCAAAGCAGCAATGGTGAGAACGGCAAAGTCTTTGATGCTATAAGGTCAAGTTTCGATGCTATCAACGGCACCACCACCAATGGAGATGCCAAGACTTCAAATACCATTAAGgta ACTACCAATGCTAAGGCAGTAGAAGAGCAACTACAACTTCATGATCAACTTACACAGAGCCACGACTTTGAAAGTGATGGAAACAGTGGTGGTAGTAATGATAGACAAGCCGAGATTTCGAAAGCAGTTAAGGCAGTGGAAGAACAGCTACAGATTCATCGTTCCTGGGCATCTGGTTCTACCATAACGAATCATGGAGCTTGCGATGGAAGGGGTATTTTTGTGTATGATCTTCCTTCGAAATTCAACAAAGACTTGGTTGCTCAGTGTGGAGATATGACGCCATGGGAGAGTACGAGTTTCTGTGAGTATATGGAAAACGAGGCAATGGGTCGGCCAATTCCGGCTCTTGGCAAGGGCTGGTACCGAACCCATCAGTATTCTCTCGAGCCTTTGCTCCATGCGAGGGTGTTGAGGCATCCCTGCAGAGTCTTCAATCCGGACGATGCCAAACTCTTCTATATTCCCTACTATGGAGGACTGGATAtcttgaggtggcacttcaagAACGCTTCCGATGATGTCAAGGATGCATTGGGGATCGAGCTAGTAAATTGGCTTGGGGCACAGAAGTTTTGGGATCGAAACAACGGAAAGGACCATGTTATTGTGTTGGGGAAGATCTCTTGGGACTTTCGTCGAACAGTCAAGTCAGCCTGGGGGACTAGTTTCCTGGAACTCGAACAGATGAAGAATCCTATCAAGCTCTTGATCGAGCGACAACCATGGAAGATCAACGATATTGGGATTCCGCATCCGACGCACTTCCACCCTCAATCAGACGACGATATCATAGCCTGGCAAACGAAGATCATCAGTTCGAGTCGTAAGAACCTCGTGTCATTTGCAGGGGCAGCAAGACCTGACGACCCAGATAACACAAGATCGATATTGATAAATCAATGCTCGTCGAGTACCGATGGGTCATGTCGGTTCCTCAACTGCAAGTCAGGAGCTTGCAGTAAGCCCGAGATATTGATTGAGCTGTTCATGGAGTCTGAGTTCTGCCTACAGCCGCGCGGCGATAGCCCAACTCGGAAATCGGTATTCGATTCTTTAGTTGCAGGTTGCATTCCGGTGCTATTCGATCCATTCTCTGCCTACTACCAGTACCCTTGGCACTTACCAGAAGACCATGGGAAGTACTCTGTGTTTGTGGGTAAAGAAGAGCTGAAGCAGATGAATCTGAACGTAGTGGAAAACCTCAAAGAGGTTCCTAAGACGGTGAGGGATGAGATGAGGAGGTTTATAGTGTATGAACTGTTGCCTGGGTTGGTTTATGGAGATTCCAGTTCACAGCTACAGAGGTTCCAGGATGCTTTCTCTATATCCATTAACCATTTGCTTCATAGGGTCAACAAATTAGAATGA
- the LOC122060418 gene encoding FT-interacting protein 7-like isoform X1: MVGISCTRYWWSLVNSTWLVKNPFSDNPTNWIRKIPAMMSNLKLGVELVNASNLTPKDEGSANSYVEFHFDGQKFRSTVKEKDLSPVWNESFYFNISDPSNLLNLTLEASVYHSSKGTQSRAFLGRVRLNGTSFVSYSDAVVLHYPLEKKGMFSSVKGELGLKVYLTNDPSIRSSNPLPDVESFPNSDSRSYQPQQQEAPNPVTNLFSNDKAESRHTFRHLPKENHHQHHSTASVTQQPVYYSTDEMRSEPQQPNIVQQPKVVRMYSASSSQPADYALKETSPFLGGGQIVGGRVIRADKPASTYDLVEQMQFLFVRVVKARDLPTMDISGSLDPYVEVRIGNYRGITRHFEKNRNPEWHEVFAFSRDRMQASVLEVVMKDKDLVKDDFVGIVRFDLNEVPTRVPPDSPLAPEWYRLEDKNGEKVRGELMLAVWIGTQADEAFPDAWHSDAATHVDSSAASSSLLRSKVYHAPRLWYLRVNVIEAQDLVPSEKNRFPEVYVRVQIGHQILKTKTVQSRTMSPLWNEDLLFVAAEPFEDHLILSVEDRVGSSKDEIMGRVIIPLNSVEKRADDRLIHSRWFSLEKPLPLDVQLKEKKFSSRLHLRLCLDGGYHVLDESTHYSSDLRPTAKQLWKHSIGVLELGILNADGIHPMKTRDGKGTTDSYCVAKYGHKWVRSRTIMNNLSPKYNEQYTWEVYDPATVLTVGVFDNSQVGEKDTNGNSHRDMKIGKVRIRISTLETGRVYTHSYPLLVLHPSGVKKMGELHLAIRFSCTSLMNMLHIYSRPLLPKMHYIRPLTVMQLDTLRHQAVTIVAARLGRAEPPLRKEVVEYMSDVDSHLWSMRRSKANFFRLMSVFSGLFAVGKWFGDVCMWKNPITTVLVHILFVMLVCFPELILPTVFLYMFLIGIWNYRYRPRYPPHMNTKISHAEAVHPDELDEEFDTFPSSRGAELVRMRYDRLRSVAGRIQTVVGDVATQGERIQALLSWRDPRATAIFVTFCLVAALMLYVTPFQVVAVIAGFYFMRHPRFRHRLPGVPINFFRRLPARTDSML; this comes from the exons ATGGTGGGGATCTCGTGCACTAG GTACTGGTGGTCTCTTGTGAACTCTACTTGGTTGGTTAAAAATCctttctctgacaaccctaccAACTGGATAAGGAAAATCCCAGCCATGATGAGCAATCTCAAGCTAGGAGTGGAGCTAGTCAATGCCTCCAACCTCACTCCTAAAGATGAGGGTTCAGCCAATTCTTACGTAGAGTTCCACTTTGATGGCCAGAAATTCCGCAGTACTGTGAAGGAAAAAGATCTGAGTCCTGTTTGGAATGAGAGCTTTTATTTCAACATCAGTGACCCGTCCAACCTATTGAACCTTACACTTGAAGCCTCTGTCTACCACAGCAGCAAAGGCACCCAATCGAGGGCATTTCTGGGGAGGGTCCGTCTTAATGGGACTTCATTTGTATCTTACTCAGATGCTGTTGTCTTACACTACCCACTAGAAAAAAAAGGCATGTTTTCAAGTGTAAAAGGAGAGCTTGGCTTGAAAGTGTATCTCACTAATGACCCTTCAATAAGATCCTCAAATCCACTTCCTGATGTTGAATCCTTCCCAAACTCCGATTCCCGTTCATACCAACCACAGCAGCAAGAAGCTCCAAATCCAGTCACAAACCTGTTCTCTAATGACAAAGCTGAGTCAAGACACACCTTCCGTCATCTCCCTAAAGAGAACCACCACCAACATCATTCTACTGCctcagtgacccaacaaccggtGTACTATTCTACCGATGAGATGAGAAGTGAGCCACAACAGCCAAATATTGTTCAACAGCCAAAAGTTGTTCGCATGTACTCAGCTTCATCATCCCAACCAGCTGACTATGCGCTGAAGGAGACTAGCCCATTCCTTGGAGGGGGTCAGATTGTTGGGGGTCGTGTTATACGTGCAGATAAACCTGCCAGCACTTATGACCTAGTTGAACAGATGCAGTTCCTCTTTGTTCGAGTTGTCAAGGCCCGTGACCTTCCTACCATGGACATTTCAGGCAGTCTTGACCCGTATGTTGAGGTTAGGATTGGGAACTACAGGGGAATCACAAGGCACTTTGAGAAAAACAGAAACCCTGAATGGCATGAGGTGTTTGCGTTTTCAAGGGACCGAATGCAAGCATCAGTTTTAGAAGTTGTGATGAAAGATAAGGATTTGGTCAAGGACGACTTTGTTGGCATTGTTAGATTCGACCTCAATGAGGTGCCAACACGGGTCCCACCAGATAGTCCTTTGGCTCCAGAGTGGTACCGGTTGGAGGACAAGAACGGGGAGAAGGTAAGAGGTGAGCTGATGCTTGCTGTGTGGATAGGTACTCAAGCTGATGAGGCATTTCCTGATGCATGGCATTCTGATGCTGCAACACATGTTGATAGCTCTGCTGCTTCCTCCTCACTTCTACGCTCTAAGGTCTACCATGCACCAAGGTTGTGGTATTTGCGTGTTAATGTCATTGAGGCACAGGATTTGGTTCCATCTGAGAAGAATCGTTTCCCTGAAGTGTATGTCAGGGTACAAATTGGTCACCAGATCTTGAAAACAAAAACTGTTCAGTCCCGGACAATGAGCCCGCTCTGGAATGAGGATCTGTTGTTTGTTGCTGCAGAGCCCTTTGAGGACCATCTGATTCTTTCTGTTGAAGATCGTGTTGGATCCAGCAAAGATGAGATCATGGGGAGGGTCATCATACCCTTGAATTCTGTTGAGAAGCGTGCTGATGATCGGTTGATCCATTCTCGTTGGTTCAGCCTTGAAAAGCCTCTTCCTCTAGATGTGCagttgaaggagaagaagtttTCTAGCCGACTCCACCTTCGACTCTGTCTTGATGGTGGTTACCATGTTCTTGATGAGTCAACTCACTACAGCAGTGACCTTCGGCCCACTGCAAAGCAACTATGGAAGCATTCAATTGGTGTTCTGGAACTTGGTATCCTGAATGCAGATGGGATCCATCCAATGAAAACACGAGATGGGAAGGGCACAACAGATTCATATTGTGTGGCAAAGTATGGTCACAAATGGGTGCGTTCACGTACCATCATGAACAACCTAAGTCCGAAGTACAATGAGCAATACACCTGGGAGGTCTATGATCCAGCTACGGTTCTTACTGTAGGCGTATTTGACAATAGCCAGGTAGGGGAGAAAGATACAAATGGTAACAGCCACAGGGACATGAAGATTGGGAAGGTAAGGATACGTATCTCAACGCTTGAGACTGGCCGTGTTTACACGCACTCTTACCCATTGCTAGTCTTACATCCTTCTGGTGTTAAGAAGATGGGAGAGCTGCATTTGGCTATACGGTTTTCGTGCACATCGTTGATGAACATGCTACATATATACTCACGCCCACTGTTGCCAAAGATGCACTACATACGGCCGTTAACAGTGATGCAGCTCGACACGTTGCGTCACCAGGCTGTGACCATTGTGGCAGCACGGCTAGGCAGGGCAGAGCCCCCTCTTCGGAAGGAGGTGGTTGAGTACATGTCTGATGTGGATTCACACCTCTGGAGTATGCGGCGCAGCAAGGCTAACTTCTTCCGTCTAATGTCAGTATTCTCGGGTTTGTTTGCAGTCGGTAAATGGTTTGGGGATGTGTGCATGTGGAAGAACCCTATAACCACAGTGCTTGTGCATATTCTCTTTGTGATGCTCGTATGCTTCCCTGAATTGATACTTCCGACAGTGTTCCTATACATGTTCCTGATAGGGATATGGAACTACCGGTACCGCCCACGCTATCCCCCACACATGAATACAAAGATCTCTCATGCAGAGGCAGTGCACCCTGATGAGCTTGATGAAGAATTTGACACTTTCCCATCAAGCCGTGGTGCAGAACTAGTGCGAATGAGGTATGATAGGCTGAGAAGTGTGGCAGGGAGGATACAGACCGTGGTTGGGGATGTAGCAACCCAAGGGGAGCGGATCCAAGCGCTGCTGAGCTGGCGGGATCCTCGTGCCACAGCAATCTTTGTGACATTCTGTCTCGTTGCTGCACTAATGTTGTATGTAACACCTTTCCAGGTGGTGGCTGTTATTGCAGGTTTCTACTTTATGAGGCACCCAAGGTTCCGTCATAGGTTGCCGGGAGTGCCAATCAACTTCTTCCGTCGGCTGCCTGCCAGGACAGATAGTATGCTGTAA
- the LOC122060418 gene encoding FT-interacting protein 7-like isoform X2, whose product MMSNLKLGVELVNASNLTPKDEGSANSYVEFHFDGQKFRSTVKEKDLSPVWNESFYFNISDPSNLLNLTLEASVYHSSKGTQSRAFLGRVRLNGTSFVSYSDAVVLHYPLEKKGMFSSVKGELGLKVYLTNDPSIRSSNPLPDVESFPNSDSRSYQPQQQEAPNPVTNLFSNDKAESRHTFRHLPKENHHQHHSTASVTQQPVYYSTDEMRSEPQQPNIVQQPKVVRMYSASSSQPADYALKETSPFLGGGQIVGGRVIRADKPASTYDLVEQMQFLFVRVVKARDLPTMDISGSLDPYVEVRIGNYRGITRHFEKNRNPEWHEVFAFSRDRMQASVLEVVMKDKDLVKDDFVGIVRFDLNEVPTRVPPDSPLAPEWYRLEDKNGEKVRGELMLAVWIGTQADEAFPDAWHSDAATHVDSSAASSSLLRSKVYHAPRLWYLRVNVIEAQDLVPSEKNRFPEVYVRVQIGHQILKTKTVQSRTMSPLWNEDLLFVAAEPFEDHLILSVEDRVGSSKDEIMGRVIIPLNSVEKRADDRLIHSRWFSLEKPLPLDVQLKEKKFSSRLHLRLCLDGGYHVLDESTHYSSDLRPTAKQLWKHSIGVLELGILNADGIHPMKTRDGKGTTDSYCVAKYGHKWVRSRTIMNNLSPKYNEQYTWEVYDPATVLTVGVFDNSQVGEKDTNGNSHRDMKIGKVRIRISTLETGRVYTHSYPLLVLHPSGVKKMGELHLAIRFSCTSLMNMLHIYSRPLLPKMHYIRPLTVMQLDTLRHQAVTIVAARLGRAEPPLRKEVVEYMSDVDSHLWSMRRSKANFFRLMSVFSGLFAVGKWFGDVCMWKNPITTVLVHILFVMLVCFPELILPTVFLYMFLIGIWNYRYRPRYPPHMNTKISHAEAVHPDELDEEFDTFPSSRGAELVRMRYDRLRSVAGRIQTVVGDVATQGERIQALLSWRDPRATAIFVTFCLVAALMLYVTPFQVVAVIAGFYFMRHPRFRHRLPGVPINFFRRLPARTDSML is encoded by the coding sequence ATGATGAGCAATCTCAAGCTAGGAGTGGAGCTAGTCAATGCCTCCAACCTCACTCCTAAAGATGAGGGTTCAGCCAATTCTTACGTAGAGTTCCACTTTGATGGCCAGAAATTCCGCAGTACTGTGAAGGAAAAAGATCTGAGTCCTGTTTGGAATGAGAGCTTTTATTTCAACATCAGTGACCCGTCCAACCTATTGAACCTTACACTTGAAGCCTCTGTCTACCACAGCAGCAAAGGCACCCAATCGAGGGCATTTCTGGGGAGGGTCCGTCTTAATGGGACTTCATTTGTATCTTACTCAGATGCTGTTGTCTTACACTACCCACTAGAAAAAAAAGGCATGTTTTCAAGTGTAAAAGGAGAGCTTGGCTTGAAAGTGTATCTCACTAATGACCCTTCAATAAGATCCTCAAATCCACTTCCTGATGTTGAATCCTTCCCAAACTCCGATTCCCGTTCATACCAACCACAGCAGCAAGAAGCTCCAAATCCAGTCACAAACCTGTTCTCTAATGACAAAGCTGAGTCAAGACACACCTTCCGTCATCTCCCTAAAGAGAACCACCACCAACATCATTCTACTGCctcagtgacccaacaaccggtGTACTATTCTACCGATGAGATGAGAAGTGAGCCACAACAGCCAAATATTGTTCAACAGCCAAAAGTTGTTCGCATGTACTCAGCTTCATCATCCCAACCAGCTGACTATGCGCTGAAGGAGACTAGCCCATTCCTTGGAGGGGGTCAGATTGTTGGGGGTCGTGTTATACGTGCAGATAAACCTGCCAGCACTTATGACCTAGTTGAACAGATGCAGTTCCTCTTTGTTCGAGTTGTCAAGGCCCGTGACCTTCCTACCATGGACATTTCAGGCAGTCTTGACCCGTATGTTGAGGTTAGGATTGGGAACTACAGGGGAATCACAAGGCACTTTGAGAAAAACAGAAACCCTGAATGGCATGAGGTGTTTGCGTTTTCAAGGGACCGAATGCAAGCATCAGTTTTAGAAGTTGTGATGAAAGATAAGGATTTGGTCAAGGACGACTTTGTTGGCATTGTTAGATTCGACCTCAATGAGGTGCCAACACGGGTCCCACCAGATAGTCCTTTGGCTCCAGAGTGGTACCGGTTGGAGGACAAGAACGGGGAGAAGGTAAGAGGTGAGCTGATGCTTGCTGTGTGGATAGGTACTCAAGCTGATGAGGCATTTCCTGATGCATGGCATTCTGATGCTGCAACACATGTTGATAGCTCTGCTGCTTCCTCCTCACTTCTACGCTCTAAGGTCTACCATGCACCAAGGTTGTGGTATTTGCGTGTTAATGTCATTGAGGCACAGGATTTGGTTCCATCTGAGAAGAATCGTTTCCCTGAAGTGTATGTCAGGGTACAAATTGGTCACCAGATCTTGAAAACAAAAACTGTTCAGTCCCGGACAATGAGCCCGCTCTGGAATGAGGATCTGTTGTTTGTTGCTGCAGAGCCCTTTGAGGACCATCTGATTCTTTCTGTTGAAGATCGTGTTGGATCCAGCAAAGATGAGATCATGGGGAGGGTCATCATACCCTTGAATTCTGTTGAGAAGCGTGCTGATGATCGGTTGATCCATTCTCGTTGGTTCAGCCTTGAAAAGCCTCTTCCTCTAGATGTGCagttgaaggagaagaagtttTCTAGCCGACTCCACCTTCGACTCTGTCTTGATGGTGGTTACCATGTTCTTGATGAGTCAACTCACTACAGCAGTGACCTTCGGCCCACTGCAAAGCAACTATGGAAGCATTCAATTGGTGTTCTGGAACTTGGTATCCTGAATGCAGATGGGATCCATCCAATGAAAACACGAGATGGGAAGGGCACAACAGATTCATATTGTGTGGCAAAGTATGGTCACAAATGGGTGCGTTCACGTACCATCATGAACAACCTAAGTCCGAAGTACAATGAGCAATACACCTGGGAGGTCTATGATCCAGCTACGGTTCTTACTGTAGGCGTATTTGACAATAGCCAGGTAGGGGAGAAAGATACAAATGGTAACAGCCACAGGGACATGAAGATTGGGAAGGTAAGGATACGTATCTCAACGCTTGAGACTGGCCGTGTTTACACGCACTCTTACCCATTGCTAGTCTTACATCCTTCTGGTGTTAAGAAGATGGGAGAGCTGCATTTGGCTATACGGTTTTCGTGCACATCGTTGATGAACATGCTACATATATACTCACGCCCACTGTTGCCAAAGATGCACTACATACGGCCGTTAACAGTGATGCAGCTCGACACGTTGCGTCACCAGGCTGTGACCATTGTGGCAGCACGGCTAGGCAGGGCAGAGCCCCCTCTTCGGAAGGAGGTGGTTGAGTACATGTCTGATGTGGATTCACACCTCTGGAGTATGCGGCGCAGCAAGGCTAACTTCTTCCGTCTAATGTCAGTATTCTCGGGTTTGTTTGCAGTCGGTAAATGGTTTGGGGATGTGTGCATGTGGAAGAACCCTATAACCACAGTGCTTGTGCATATTCTCTTTGTGATGCTCGTATGCTTCCCTGAATTGATACTTCCGACAGTGTTCCTATACATGTTCCTGATAGGGATATGGAACTACCGGTACCGCCCACGCTATCCCCCACACATGAATACAAAGATCTCTCATGCAGAGGCAGTGCACCCTGATGAGCTTGATGAAGAATTTGACACTTTCCCATCAAGCCGTGGTGCAGAACTAGTGCGAATGAGGTATGATAGGCTGAGAAGTGTGGCAGGGAGGATACAGACCGTGGTTGGGGATGTAGCAACCCAAGGGGAGCGGATCCAAGCGCTGCTGAGCTGGCGGGATCCTCGTGCCACAGCAATCTTTGTGACATTCTGTCTCGTTGCTGCACTAATGTTGTATGTAACACCTTTCCAGGTGGTGGCTGTTATTGCAGGTTTCTACTTTATGAGGCACCCAAGGTTCCGTCATAGGTTGCCGGGAGTGCCAATCAACTTCTTCCGTCGGCTGCCTGCCAGGACAGATAGTATGCTGTAA